From a region of the Agromyces ramosus genome:
- a CDS encoding M23 family metallopeptidase has protein sequence MHRTADRPQTTGARTRPARGARRGLAGFRGRRLVATLAIVAAALAGPVAAAPQPAFAADYPSWDEVQAAKANTAAGAAAVTQIVALIAQLAANVEATRAEAERRTDELFVAQQKYDEAVLRAAQIQAQADASAAEAQAAEQNAGQVAAQLYRSGGGDIGVNLFLDAGNSAATEALLSKLGNMEKMVERTSSIYDRAQEKQNTASALGAQAVVAQGEREKLRIAAEAALVAAQEAQAAAEAALAESQAKKLELEAQLAFLRDAEAKTTAAYEEGERIRKAEEERLRQEEERRRQEAIRNGAVGTPAASGWAKPAGGRITGTYGPRAPICSGGCSGSFHYAVDLGTGCSAPIYAANSGVVTFSGSSGTYGNFIKIDHGGGISTGYAHIRDGGRFVGTGEWVGAGQNIASSGSTGASTGCHLHFEVYAGGNRIDPVPFMADRGIYFG, from the coding sequence ATGCACCGCACCGCAGACCGACCGCAGACCACCGGAGCCCGGACGCGCCCTGCTCGCGGAGCGAGGCGCGGTCTGGCCGGGTTCCGGGGTCGCCGTCTCGTCGCGACCCTTGCGATCGTCGCGGCCGCCCTCGCGGGGCCCGTCGCCGCTGCGCCGCAGCCCGCGTTCGCCGCCGACTATCCGTCGTGGGACGAGGTGCAGGCGGCCAAGGCGAACACCGCTGCCGGCGCGGCCGCCGTCACGCAGATCGTGGCGTTGATCGCGCAGCTCGCGGCGAACGTCGAGGCGACGCGTGCCGAAGCCGAGCGGCGAACCGACGAGCTCTTCGTGGCGCAGCAGAAGTATGACGAGGCAGTGCTCCGCGCCGCGCAGATCCAGGCGCAGGCCGACGCATCGGCAGCCGAGGCACAGGCCGCCGAGCAGAACGCAGGCCAGGTCGCGGCGCAGCTCTATCGCTCGGGCGGGGGTGACATCGGCGTGAACCTCTTCCTCGACGCGGGCAACTCCGCGGCGACCGAGGCGCTGCTCTCCAAGCTCGGCAACATGGAGAAGATGGTCGAGCGCACCTCCAGCATCTACGACCGCGCGCAGGAGAAGCAGAACACCGCGAGCGCGCTGGGCGCCCAGGCGGTCGTCGCCCAGGGCGAGCGCGAGAAGCTCCGCATCGCCGCCGAGGCGGCGCTCGTGGCCGCGCAGGAGGCGCAGGCCGCCGCCGAGGCGGCGCTCGCCGAGTCGCAGGCGAAGAAGCTCGAGCTCGAGGCGCAGCTGGCCTTCCTCCGTGACGCCGAGGCGAAGACCACCGCCGCCTACGAGGAGGGCGAGCGCATCCGCAAGGCGGAGGAGGAGCGCCTCCGGCAGGAGGAGGAACGCCGCAGGCAGGAGGCGATTCGCAACGGCGCGGTGGGCACCCCGGCGGCGTCGGGCTGGGCGAAGCCCGCGGGCGGGCGCATCACGGGCACGTACGGCCCGCGCGCGCCGATCTGCAGCGGCGGCTGCTCGGGCAGCTTCCACTATGCGGTCGATCTGGGCACCGGATGTTCCGCGCCCATCTACGCCGCGAACAGCGGCGTCGTGACCTTCTCGGGTTCCTCGGGAACGTACGGCAACTTCATCAAGATCGACCACGGCGGCGGCATCTCGACCGGCTACGCCCATATCCGTGACGGCGGCAGGTTCGTCGGCACCGGTGAGTGGGTCGGCGCGGGCCAGAACATCGCCTCGAGCGGGTCGACCGGCGCCTCCACCGGTTGCCACCTGCATTTCGAGGTCTATGCGGGCGGCAACCGCATCGACCCCGTGCCCTTCATGGCCGACCGAGGCATCTACTTTGGCTGA
- a CDS encoding MmcQ/YjbR family DNA-binding protein → MATLDDLRRATVGLPGSEERATTGGAAWFVRGKLFAWECHPWPSIPEEIREIIAAELVVGVKVADPVDALALRAMAPDVFLGTTTRWGEPKVAFRMAGIDEDHLAELVTEAWRVQAPKYLRRELDDATETIVD, encoded by the coding sequence GTGGCCACTCTCGACGACCTGCGGCGCGCCACCGTCGGGCTGCCCGGCAGCGAAGAACGCGCGACCACGGGCGGTGCCGCCTGGTTCGTTCGCGGCAAGTTGTTCGCGTGGGAGTGCCATCCATGGCCGAGCATCCCCGAAGAAATCCGCGAGATCATCGCGGCCGAACTGGTCGTCGGGGTGAAGGTCGCCGACCCGGTGGACGCGCTGGCCCTTCGCGCAATGGCGCCCGACGTGTTCTTGGGCACGACGACCAGGTGGGGTGAGCCGAAGGTGGCGTTCCGCATGGCCGGCATCGACGAGGACCATCTCGCCGAGCTGGTGACGGAGGCGTGGCGCGTACAGGCTCCGAAGTACCTGCGGCGCGAGCTCGACGACGCCACCGAGACGATCGTCGACTGA
- a CDS encoding GIY-YIG nuclease family protein, whose protein sequence is MKPTVAQLPDVHFGVPLSRRTEQKLSRATFGLPRRNPKQRPRREYFPESMWERMRWMFRDEEYRELSDAFLLTNRDQALRNYDLSMAYFDALDRDDFEASLEQVRDHGNLRTVEQLSDWAGAEGVYVLVFDELKQFYVGKATDIRARVKQHWGARKPFDRLLFGTVYSSVFPLDELRALDNTRIFAVRSRDPFGLEQSIEALADSRFSLNRMGGGEAGPMMLALTAMSPRARPLGSAERMASWDAVENAEGDIDRLCAEARAGTRNDVAEQLAIMDMTVFVSARKDGSTAVWSRRDLINEAARDGKLTVSEFEHFLTLIGETVVWPNDQR, encoded by the coding sequence ATGAAGCCCACGGTGGCACAGTTGCCCGATGTGCATTTCGGTGTACCTCTAAGTCGCCGAACGGAGCAGAAGTTGTCTCGCGCTACTTTTGGGCTACCGCGGCGCAATCCCAAGCAACGGCCCCGCCGTGAGTACTTTCCCGAGTCGATGTGGGAGCGCATGCGCTGGATGTTCCGCGACGAAGAGTACCGAGAGCTCTCCGACGCCTTCCTGCTAACGAACCGCGACCAAGCTCTGCGCAACTATGACCTATCCATGGCCTACTTCGACGCGCTCGATCGCGACGATTTTGAGGCATCGCTTGAGCAGGTGCGCGATCACGGCAATCTGCGGACTGTCGAGCAGCTCTCCGATTGGGCAGGCGCCGAAGGCGTCTACGTCCTGGTGTTCGACGAACTCAAGCAGTTCTACGTCGGGAAAGCTACCGACATCCGCGCTCGCGTTAAGCAGCATTGGGGAGCCCGAAAACCGTTTGATCGCTTGCTCTTCGGAACCGTTTACAGCTCGGTGTTCCCTCTGGATGAGCTGCGAGCTCTCGACAATACGAGGATCTTTGCTGTGCGTAGCCGAGATCCGTTCGGGCTGGAACAGAGCATCGAAGCGCTGGCCGATAGTCGCTTCTCGTTGAACCGAATGGGAGGCGGCGAAGCAGGCCCCATGATGCTCGCCCTCACGGCCATGTCCCCTCGGGCGAGACCTCTTGGCTCAGCCGAGCGAATGGCATCGTGGGACGCCGTTGAGAACGCAGAAGGCGACATCGATCGGCTGTGCGCGGAAGCCAGGGCCGGCACTCGCAACGATGTAGCGGAACAGCTCGCCATCATGGACATGACGGTCTTCGTGAGCGCCCGCAAAGACGGATCGACCGCAGTTTGGTCGCGGCGAGATCTCATCAACGAAGCGGCCAGGGATGGCAAGCTAACCGTCTCGGAGTTCGAGCATTTCCTGACCCTGATAGGCGAGACAGTCGTCTGGCCCAACGATCAGCGATGA
- the ppa gene encoding inorganic diphosphatase, which translates to MGEYAAIIEIPKGSRNKYEVDHETGRVFLDRVLYTTFVYPTDYGFFENTLGDDGDPLDVLVLLDYPLFPGVGVKVRPVGVFHMTDDGGGDAKVIAVPAGDPRWNHIQDVNDIPEFTRKEIEHFFEHYKDLEPGKWVKTEGWADAAEAESLIAKAIEKFPGH; encoded by the coding sequence ATGGGCGAATACGCCGCCATCATCGAGATCCCGAAGGGGAGCCGCAACAAGTACGAGGTCGATCACGAGACCGGCCGGGTGTTCCTCGACCGCGTGCTCTACACGACCTTCGTGTATCCCACCGACTACGGCTTCTTCGAGAACACGCTCGGTGACGACGGCGACCCGCTCGACGTGCTCGTGCTGCTCGACTACCCGCTCTTCCCGGGCGTGGGCGTGAAGGTGCGCCCGGTCGGCGTGTTCCACATGACCGACGACGGCGGCGGCGACGCCAAGGTCATCGCGGTGCCCGCCGGCGACCCGCGCTGGAACCACATCCAAGACGTGAACGACATCCCCGAGTTCACGCGCAAGGAGATCGAGCACTTCTTCGAGCACTACAAGGACCTCGAGCCCGGCAAGTGGGTCAAGACCGAAGGCTGGGCCGACGCCGCCGAGGCCGAGTCGCTCATCGCCAAGGCGATCGAGAAGTTCCCCGGTCACTGA
- a CDS encoding DUF4279 domain-containing protein produces the protein MIQSGRATLTVSSSETDPSVVTDLLGLEPTRVTKAGTLRKSGRVADHHTWSVDTGELSNTIDDQTGSHALRALVALIQPALGRLPYLPPDCEPRIWWSAYSDSVQGGFVLPADLAASIGTLGVDVYGTVHLDDPEDPMSDAAAGTSGGSDG, from the coding sequence ATGATTCAGTCCGGCCGAGCCACACTGACCGTCTCGTCGTCGGAGACTGATCCGAGCGTCGTCACGGATCTCCTCGGGCTTGAGCCCACCCGCGTCACCAAGGCGGGCACACTCCGAAAGTCTGGCCGCGTCGCTGATCACCACACTTGGAGCGTGGACACCGGCGAGCTCAGCAACACGATCGACGACCAGACGGGCTCTCATGCCCTTCGAGCGCTTGTCGCCCTGATCCAGCCGGCGCTCGGGCGGCTACCGTATCTTCCGCCCGACTGCGAACCTCGCATTTGGTGGTCGGCGTACTCGGATTCAGTTCAGGGCGGATTCGTGTTGCCTGCCGACCTCGCGGCTTCGATCGGAACGCTCGGCGTGGACGTGTACGGCACGGTGCACCTGGACGACCCAGAAGATCCCATGTCGGATGCCGCTGCGGGGACATCAGGTGGCTCCGACGGCTGA
- a CDS encoding GNAT family N-acetyltransferase: MSDHSADLDARRAGTDDAETLARMLHDFNTEFDTPSPGPAVLVGRLQSLLAGPSTIAYLAGDPAAGFALVTLRSNVWYDGPVALLDELYVAPDRRGHGLGTAMIHLLIADAKEQGVSAIEINVDAGDVDAQRFYERHGFNGVNPDTGERAFYYSLEL, translated from the coding sequence ATGTCGGACCATTCCGCAGACCTTGATGCTCGACGTGCCGGGACAGACGATGCCGAAACGCTGGCGCGCATGCTCCACGATTTCAACACCGAATTCGACACCCCCAGCCCCGGGCCGGCCGTTCTGGTGGGACGTCTGCAGTCACTGCTCGCCGGACCCAGCACCATCGCGTACCTGGCCGGCGATCCTGCGGCGGGATTCGCGCTCGTGACGCTGCGAAGCAACGTCTGGTACGACGGGCCGGTGGCCCTCCTCGACGAACTCTATGTCGCGCCGGATCGACGGGGTCATGGCCTTGGCACGGCGATGATCCACCTCTTGATCGCAGACGCCAAGGAGCAGGGCGTCTCGGCGATCGAGATCAACGTCGACGCGGGGGATGTCGACGCGCAGCGCTTCTATGAGCGCCATGGGTTCAACGGCGTGAACCCCGACACCGGCGAGCGCGCGTTCTACTACTCGCTCGAACTGTAG
- a CDS encoding DUF1643 domain-containing protein, whose protein sequence is MTDIYENSADNSARFVLGVVGENPLVCVGVNPSTAIPGKPDRTVSAVMGFASRNGFDSWGMLNLYPQRSTNPRGMHLTSASELKAENERHIAEFINGRQLTLLAAWGELIETRPYLSEMLKGIVSVTDASACEWVSIGDLLRSGHPRHPSRARHDWPLKSFDMRKYLRAIEV, encoded by the coding sequence GTGACTGACATCTACGAGAACAGCGCTGACAACTCAGCGCGCTTCGTTTTGGGCGTCGTTGGTGAGAATCCACTCGTGTGTGTGGGCGTGAATCCCAGTACTGCGATTCCAGGGAAGCCCGACCGCACTGTCAGCGCGGTGATGGGTTTCGCCTCCCGCAATGGCTTCGATAGCTGGGGGATGTTGAACCTCTATCCGCAAAGATCAACCAACCCTCGTGGAATGCACTTGACCAGTGCCTCTGAGCTCAAAGCCGAGAATGAGCGGCACATCGCCGAGTTCATCAACGGCCGCCAGCTGACGCTGCTCGCCGCGTGGGGTGAGCTGATCGAAACGCGGCCCTACTTGTCGGAGATGCTCAAGGGGATCGTCTCGGTGACCGACGCGTCGGCATGTGAATGGGTGTCGATCGGCGACCTACTCAGGAGCGGGCATCCGCGTCACCCGTCCCGGGCAAGACACGATTGGCCGTTGAAGAGCTTTGACATGCGGAAGTACCTGCGCGCAATCGAGGTCTGA
- a CDS encoding DUF7882 family protein has product MAQFIYDDTRGAQFDDRVLAHLQVVMLNKLRRRESFAFSWEEPRGLVSIWVHPSVALQFIYSGNRPPSLNRAWLELLADSANSTGGLHTLPEPPPDATLET; this is encoded by the coding sequence GTGGCGCAGTTCATCTATGACGATACGCGCGGGGCGCAGTTCGATGATCGGGTGCTCGCCCACCTGCAGGTCGTCATGCTCAACAAGCTCCGACGCCGCGAGAGCTTCGCGTTCTCATGGGAGGAACCGCGCGGACTCGTCTCCATCTGGGTGCATCCGAGCGTGGCGCTCCAGTTCATCTACTCCGGCAATCGGCCCCCGTCGCTGAACCGCGCCTGGCTCGAACTCCTCGCCGACTCGGCGAACTCCACGGGAGGCCTGCATACGCTCCCTGAGCCACCGCCTGACGCGACCCTCGAAACGTAG
- a CDS encoding PHP domain-containing protein — protein MDPVEALEEIAFLLERDRASSFKSKAFRRAADVVGEYSADELAARVADGRLKRTKGIGDTTYTVIAEAVGGDVPGYLAELRVRSGPAASAPSDGLRSQLKGDLHSHTEWSDGTTRIEVMARAAKQAGLEYLVVSDHSPSLRVANGLSSERLLEQLQVIEGLNGRPGGIRLLTGIEVDILIDGALDQTPDMFDRLDIVVASVHSKLRMESREMTARMLRAIEHPSMNVLGHCTGRLVEGSRGTRPQSTFDARAVFAACAEHDVAVEINSRPERQDPPDELIQLALDAGCLFSIDSDAHSPGHFSFLDLGAERAEANGVPAERVITTWPADRLLEWAAAH, from the coding sequence ATGGACCCCGTCGAGGCGCTCGAGGAGATCGCGTTCCTGCTCGAGCGCGATCGCGCCTCGTCGTTCAAGTCGAAGGCGTTCCGTCGCGCAGCCGACGTCGTCGGCGAGTACTCGGCCGATGAGCTCGCCGCTCGCGTGGCCGATGGCCGACTGAAGCGCACGAAGGGCATCGGTGACACCACCTACACGGTCATCGCCGAGGCGGTCGGCGGGGACGTGCCGGGCTACCTCGCCGAATTGCGGGTGCGCAGCGGACCGGCCGCGAGTGCGCCGAGCGACGGCCTCCGCTCGCAGCTGAAGGGCGACCTGCACAGCCACACCGAGTGGTCGGATGGCACGACCCGCATCGAGGTGATGGCCAGGGCCGCGAAGCAGGCCGGCCTCGAGTATCTCGTCGTCAGCGACCACTCCCCGAGCCTCAGGGTCGCGAACGGGCTCAGCTCCGAGCGATTGCTCGAGCAGTTGCAGGTCATCGAAGGCCTCAACGGCCGGCCAGGCGGCATCCGTCTGCTCACCGGCATCGAGGTCGACATCCTCATCGACGGTGCGCTCGACCAGACGCCCGACATGTTCGACCGCCTCGACATCGTCGTCGCGAGCGTGCACTCGAAGCTGCGCATGGAGTCGCGCGAGATGACGGCACGGATGCTCCGTGCGATCGAGCATCCGTCGATGAACGTGCTCGGCCACTGCACGGGCCGCCTCGTCGAGGGCTCGCGCGGCACCCGCCCGCAGTCGACGTTCGACGCGCGTGCCGTCTTCGCGGCGTGCGCCGAGCACGACGTCGCCGTCGAGATCAACTCGCGACCCGAGCGACAGGACCCGCCCGACGAGCTCATCCAGCTCGCGCTCGACGCCGGGTGCCTCTTCAGCATCGACAGCGACGCGCACTCGCCGGGGCACTTCTCCTTCCTCGACCTCGGGGCGGAGCGAGCCGAGGCCAATGGGGTGCCTGCCGAACGCGTCATCACGACGTGGCCGGCCGATCGCCTGCTCGAGTGGGCCGCGGCGCATTGA
- a CDS encoding C40 family peptidase — protein sequence MAEHRTRPVSRVKPATVFSTVAVGAVTATVGLAGGPAAAEPDYPSWSEIEQAKQNEATKQAEIGRVTELLAGLQQAADAAVQASMMADEGWRVAVDQRDQAAERERTLGRQADEADAVAEISKMRAGLLAAHLAKTAGNDLTTELVFSGEDARGLLEQLGMASKLGEQSNAVYTQAVADGNTADALREQAADAAAERARLASLAETRADEARDAADAANAAVAVQEARSADLYAQLASLKDTTAELERLRVEGQAREEAAAAAAAAAAAAAAAAAAAAAQPAAPAPAPGGGSTGGGSSAPTPTPPPPNTGAVETAIWFASQQLGEPYRLGGAGPNVWDCSGLTKVAYANAGISIGTHSATNQYRTLAGRGLAVPVSQAQRGDLLFWGGGGDYYHVAIYLGGGRILEAPREGVPVREYFIWGSPSAAARPAG from the coding sequence TTGGCTGAGCACCGCACCCGGCCGGTGTCGCGGGTGAAGCCCGCGACGGTCTTCTCGACCGTCGCGGTCGGTGCCGTGACCGCGACGGTGGGGCTCGCGGGCGGGCCCGCGGCAGCCGAGCCCGACTATCCCTCGTGGAGCGAGATCGAGCAGGCGAAGCAGAACGAGGCCACGAAGCAGGCTGAGATCGGCAGGGTCACCGAGTTGCTCGCGGGGCTCCAGCAGGCAGCGGATGCCGCGGTGCAGGCGTCGATGATGGCCGACGAGGGGTGGCGGGTCGCCGTCGACCAGCGCGACCAGGCCGCGGAGCGCGAGCGCACCCTCGGGCGGCAGGCCGATGAGGCCGACGCGGTCGCCGAGATCTCGAAGATGCGCGCGGGACTGCTCGCGGCGCACCTCGCGAAGACCGCCGGCAACGACCTCACGACCGAGCTCGTCTTCTCGGGTGAAGACGCCCGGGGCCTGCTCGAACAGCTCGGCATGGCGTCGAAGCTCGGCGAGCAGTCGAATGCCGTGTACACGCAGGCCGTCGCCGACGGCAACACCGCGGATGCCCTGCGGGAGCAGGCAGCGGATGCCGCCGCCGAACGTGCGCGGCTGGCATCGCTTGCGGAGACCAGGGCCGACGAGGCACGTGATGCCGCGGATGCCGCCAACGCGGCCGTGGCGGTGCAGGAGGCGCGCTCGGCCGACCTCTACGCGCAGCTCGCGAGCCTGAAGGACACGACGGCCGAGCTCGAGCGACTCCGCGTCGAGGGGCAGGCTCGCGAGGAGGCGGCCGCCGCCGCTGCTGCTGCTGCGGCCGCCGCTGCTGCTGCCGCCGCTGCCGCTGCGGCGCAGCCCGCTGCCCCGGCGCCGGCGCCCGGTGGGGGATCGACCGGTGGCGGGTCTTCCGCGCCGACCCCCACGCCGCCGCCGCCGAACACGGGTGCCGTCGAGACGGCCATCTGGTTCGCGAGCCAGCAGCTGGGTGAGCCGTACCGCCTGGGCGGCGCCGGCCCGAATGTCTGGGACTGCTCGGGGCTCACCAAGGTGGCGTACGCGAACGCCGGCATCTCGATCGGCACGCACTCCGCCACCAACCAGTACCGCACGCTCGCCGGACGCGGGCTCGCCGTTCCGGTCTCGCAGGCGCAGCGTGGCGACCTCCTGTTCTGGGGCGGTGGCGGCGACTACTACCACGTCGCCATCTACCTCGGCGGCGGCCGCATCCTCGAGGCGCCGCGCGAGGGCGTGCCGGTGCGCGAGTACTTCATCTGGGGCAGCCCCTCGGCGGCGGCCCGCCCCGCCGGCTGA
- a CDS encoding DUF4839 domain-containing protein translates to MVDEGITYETTSVRAIRGMEARTVAKWENQGWEVVSQTTGKLQTEIVIRRPKPKSRVLLYAIGAGALAIVLATVITIGVISDRNAPAAEADATPSAGAGEVSSSETEPSESVEPSEPAEPEDIVITTANNPDFAALLALGDYCDDSIPVFAEKYRGQTIVFDGNVGAVNNHDGATTRYDILIGAGDYSETSQPGPAFQFRDVNLVNDLHYVGDVPDTLGVGDNLNVTAEVGEYEPGSCLFLIEPVETTYR, encoded by the coding sequence ATGGTTGACGAGGGCATCACGTACGAAACGACGTCTGTGCGAGCTATCCGCGGGATGGAAGCACGGACCGTCGCGAAGTGGGAGAACCAAGGTTGGGAAGTTGTCTCTCAGACGACGGGAAAGCTGCAGACCGAGATTGTGATTCGCCGGCCCAAGCCGAAGTCGCGCGTGCTCCTCTACGCGATTGGCGCTGGAGCGCTCGCGATCGTGCTCGCCACGGTTATCACCATCGGAGTCATCAGCGATCGGAATGCTCCCGCCGCTGAAGCGGACGCGACTCCATCGGCCGGTGCCGGCGAAGTGTCTTCCTCAGAGACTGAACCGTCTGAGTCCGTCGAGCCCTCCGAGCCGGCAGAACCCGAGGACATCGTGATCACGACGGCGAACAACCCGGACTTCGCGGCGCTGCTGGCTCTTGGGGACTACTGCGACGACTCGATACCCGTCTTTGCGGAGAAGTACCGCGGACAAACGATCGTCTTCGACGGGAATGTCGGTGCGGTCAACAACCATGACGGTGCTACCACCCGATACGACATCCTGATCGGAGCGGGCGACTACAGCGAAACCTCGCAACCGGGGCCGGCCTTTCAGTTCCGCGATGTAAACCTCGTCAATGACCTGCACTATGTCGGCGACGTGCCAGACACCCTCGGCGTTGGTGACAACCTCAACGTAACCGCTGAGGTAGGGGAGTACGAGCCCGGCTCGTGCTTGTTCCTCATCGAGCCGGTCGAGACGACGTACCGCTGA
- a CDS encoding MFS transporter — MSTTTRAPARRRWLGLTLIATAQFIVIMDTSIIGVALPRMQAELGFTPESLSWVFNAYVVAFGGLLLLGGRLSDLLGARRVFISGWLILAAGSVLAGAAGTVGIEILGRAVQGAGAALIAPAALSLLVALFGGTKELPRAFAVYGAAAPIGGTAGVFLGGVLTEYASWPWVFYITVPIAALVILLTPVALPVVARQRGSVDVIGAITGTVGLAALVYGVVRAPEVGWATAETLIAVGVGAVLLAVFFIVQARSRQPLLRLGIFRTPQLGAANLAQLLLGAAWVPMWFFLNLYLQQVLGAGAFAAGAALLPMTVLIVLGMTLVAPRLLARFGAKPLIVAGFTFLAAGLVWLSFARPDGMYAVDVLPASLVAAFGMALAFVPSLGTAIGAARPEETGVASGLVNTSYQIGSAVGLAALTVLSSAVTATGTSATDLTGGYAAALKGAALVAALGAILAMATLGRRQRAGTPDAERETVDA; from the coding sequence ATGTCAACAACAACCAGAGCGCCGGCCCGACGCCGGTGGCTCGGGCTCACGCTCATCGCCACGGCCCAGTTCATCGTCATCATGGACACGTCGATCATCGGCGTCGCCCTCCCCCGCATGCAGGCGGAACTCGGCTTCACGCCCGAGTCGTTGTCATGGGTGTTCAACGCCTATGTCGTGGCCTTCGGCGGCCTCCTCCTCCTGGGTGGCCGGCTCTCCGACCTCCTCGGCGCACGCCGGGTGTTCATCAGCGGCTGGCTCATCCTGGCTGCCGGGTCCGTGCTGGCCGGAGCCGCCGGCACTGTCGGGATCGAGATCCTCGGCCGTGCCGTCCAGGGCGCCGGCGCGGCGCTCATCGCCCCAGCAGCGCTCAGCCTGCTGGTGGCGCTGTTCGGCGGCACGAAAGAGCTTCCCCGTGCGTTCGCCGTGTACGGTGCGGCCGCACCGATCGGCGGCACCGCCGGAGTGTTCCTCGGCGGAGTGCTCACGGAGTACGCAAGCTGGCCGTGGGTGTTCTACATCACGGTCCCCATCGCCGCGCTCGTCATCCTGCTCACGCCGGTCGCCCTTCCCGTCGTCGCACGCCAGCGCGGGTCGGTCGACGTCATCGGCGCCATCACCGGAACCGTCGGCCTCGCCGCGCTCGTCTACGGTGTGGTCCGCGCTCCCGAGGTCGGTTGGGCCACAGCCGAGACCCTCATCGCCGTCGGTGTCGGCGCCGTTCTGCTCGCCGTGTTCTTCATCGTCCAGGCGCGCTCGCGACAGCCACTGCTGCGGCTCGGCATCTTCCGCACCCCGCAGCTCGGAGCTGCGAACCTCGCTCAGCTCCTGCTCGGGGCTGCATGGGTGCCGATGTGGTTCTTCCTGAACCTCTACCTGCAGCAGGTCCTCGGCGCCGGCGCATTCGCAGCCGGGGCGGCATTGCTCCCGATGACCGTGCTCATCGTGCTCGGCATGACCCTGGTCGCTCCGCGGCTGCTGGCACGGTTCGGCGCCAAGCCGCTCATCGTGGCCGGCTTCACATTCCTCGCGGCGGGGCTCGTGTGGCTCTCGTTCGCGCGTCCCGACGGAATGTACGCCGTCGACGTGCTGCCGGCTTCGCTCGTCGCGGCATTCGGCATGGCGCTCGCATTCGTTCCGTCGCTCGGCACGGCCATCGGTGCCGCCCGACCCGAGGAGACCGGCGTCGCATCGGGGCTCGTGAACACGAGCTACCAGATCGGTTCGGCCGTCGGCCTGGCGGCCCTGACCGTGCTGAGCTCCGCCGTCACGGCCACCGGCACCAGCGCTACGGATCTCACCGGTGGGTACGCGGCAGCGCTCAAGGGTGCGGCGCTCGTCGCCGCACTCGGTGCGATCCTCGCGATGGCGACACTGGGGCGCCGGCAACGCGCCGGCACCCCAGACGCCGAACGCGAGACGGTCGACGCCTGA